In one Oreochromis aureus strain Israel breed Guangdong linkage group 2, ZZ_aureus, whole genome shotgun sequence genomic region, the following are encoded:
- the LOC116325051 gene encoding uncharacterized protein LOC116325051 yields MLTIFYILLLINFGRCSDHQIFDTKNVAVGENVTLNCSRDRLWHSTNLFWIRLVSQSFPEIVGSTMSYDSPTIEKTHHITTKQEPGTFVLHINRAQLTDTAVYYCIKVRKRNMTFLKGTFLRIKGPDPGITGVTQDSLSNPVHPGAPVTLQCSVLSNSENRTCTEDHSVYWYRAKPDESHPSLIYSHKNNGYDCEGSPEAPSQQKCVYSFSRNISSSDTGTYYCAVATCGEILFGNGTKLDIEVPVVRHWDLTNTVLILLCVALSISLIVIAFLIYIIKEKNKTSAAASLQTNTETTRAEQQIHKRHEDSLTYAAPTFTKRNTRKADRRNARATETICIYSDVRAFECGKSDA; encoded by the exons atgctgacaATTTTTTATATACTGCTCCTGATCAATTTTGGGC GATGCTCAGATCATCAGATCTTTGACACCAAAAATGTTGCTGTTGGGGAAAATGTGACTCTAAATTGTTCCCGGGATCGTCTTTGGCATTCAACAAACTTATTTTGGATCAGACTTGTTTCTCAGAGCTTTCCTGAAATTGTAGGATCAACAATGTCTTATGATTCTCCGACTATTGAAAAGACTCATCATATTACAACAAAACAAGAGCCTGGAACTTTTGTTCTACATATCAACAGAGCACAGTTAACCGATACAGCTGTTTATTACTGCATCAAAGTAAGAAAGCGCAACATGACATTTTTGAAAGGAACTTTTCTTAGAATCAAAG gaCCTGACCCAGGCATCACTGGTGTCACTCAAGACTCTTTGTCTAATCCAGTCCATCCAGGAGCCCCAGTAACTCTGCAGTGTTCAGTCCTCTCTAATTCTGAGAACAGAACATGTACAGAAGATCACAGTGTGTACTGGTACAGAGCCAAACCAGATGAATCTCATCCTAGTTTAATTTATAGTCACAAAAACAATGGTTATGACTGTGAGGGGAGTCCTGAGGCTCCCTCCCAACAGAAATGTGTCTACAGCTTCTCCAGGAACATCAGCTCGTCTGATACGGGAACTTATTACTGTGCTGTGGCCACATGTGGAGAGATACTGTTTGGAAATGGAACAAAACTCGATATAGAAG TTCCAGTTGTCCGTCATTGGGATTTGACCAACACAGTTCTCATTCTGCTATGTGTTGCTCTCAGCATAAGCCTGATTGTCATTGCTTTCCTTATTTATAtcatcaaagaaaaaaacaaaacatcgg CTGCTGCTTCTCtacaaacaaatacagaaacaaCTAGGGCAGAACAGCAAATTCATAAA AGACATGAGGACTCATTGACTTATGCTGCACCAACCTTTACCAAGAGAAACACTCGCAAAGCAGACAGAAGGAATGCAAGAGCAACAGAGACAATTTGTATTTACTCTGATGTCAGAGCTTTTGAGTGTGGAAAAAGTGATGCTTAA